The sequence CTTCTGGCGTGCCGGGTCGAGTTCCTCGCCCTGCCCCAGGTCGGCGGTGAAGGTCACCACCTCGCACTGATAGGTATCCTGAAGCCACTTCAGGATCACCGAAGTATCCAGGCCGCCCGAATAGGCCAGCACCACCTTTTTCACATCGCTCATAGCTTTTCCTGACGATAAGACATGCCGCGGATCACGCGGCCAGATTCCAACCCACCCGCGCGATCAGCTGTCCACGCGGCCAATGACGAGATATTCGAGCAGCGCCTTCTGCGCATGCAGCCGGTTCTCCGCCTCGTCCCACACCACCGACTGCGGCCCGTCGATCACCCCTGCGGTTACCTCTTCGCCACGATGCGCCGGCAGGCAGTGCATGAACACGGCGTCCTTCGCCGCCACACGCATCATGTCCTCGTCCACGCACCAGTCGGCGAACGCCTTCATGCGCGCCTCGTTCTCGGCCTCGAAGCCCATCGAGGTCCACACGTCGGTGGTCACCAGGTCGGCGCCCTTGCAGGCATCCATGGGGTCGACGAACTGCTCGAAGTGCGAGTTGCCGTACAGGCCGGCGCGCTCGGGTTCTACCTCGTAGCCCGGCGGGGTCGACACATGCACGTTGAAGTCGAGCAACTCGGCCGCCTGCAGCCAGGTGTTGCACATGTTGTTCGAGTCGCCGATCCACGCCACCGTCTTGCCGCGGATATCGCCGCGATGCTCGATGAAGGTGTAGATGTCGGCCATGATCTGGCAGGGGTGATACTCGTTGGTCAGCCCGTTGATCACCGGCACCCGTGAGTTCTCGGCGAAGCGCTCGATCACCGACTGCTCGAAGGTGCGGATCATCACCGCGTCGCTCATGCGCGAGATCACCTGCGCCGCGTCCTCGACCGGTTCGCCGCGACCGAGTTGCGAGTCGCGGGTGTTCAGGTAGATGGCCGAGCCACCGAGCTGGTGCATGCCGGCCTCGAAGGACAGGCGCGTGCGCGTGCTGGCCTTCTCGAAGATCATCACCAGCGTACGGTCGAACAGCGGATGGTGCGGCTCGTAACGCTTGAACTTGTCCTTGATCCAGCCCGTGCGCTCGAACAGATACGCATATTCCTCGCGGGTAAAATCCTTGAACTGCAAATAGTGTTTGATGGCGTTCATGACACGCTCTTCTGGTCGGTTATGCCGACAAAAACTTGCGGATCAG comes from Denitromonas sp. and encodes:
- the argF gene encoding ornithine carbamoyltransferase, which produces MNAIKHYLQFKDFTREEYAYLFERTGWIKDKFKRYEPHHPLFDRTLVMIFEKASTRTRLSFEAGMHQLGGSAIYLNTRDSQLGRGEPVEDAAQVISRMSDAVMIRTFEQSVIERFAENSRVPVINGLTNEYHPCQIMADIYTFIEHRGDIRGKTVAWIGDSNNMCNTWLQAAELLDFNVHVSTPPGYEVEPERAGLYGNSHFEQFVDPMDACKGADLVTTDVWTSMGFEAENEARMKAFADWCVDEDMMRVAAKDAVFMHCLPAHRGEEVTAGVIDGPQSVVWDEAENRLHAQKALLEYLVIGRVDS